CCACGCCGCGCTCGGACCTGTACGCGTGGGGGCTGGTGTTCCTGGAGTGCCTCACCGGCAAGCGCGTCTTCGAGGGCGCCACCGTCGCGGAGGTCATCTTCCAGCAGCTCTCCACGGAGCCGGTGCCCATCCCCCCGGTCATCGCCGCGCACCCGCTGGGCAAGCTGCTCCAGCGTGTCACCGCGAAGGACGCGTCCCAGCGCACGGTGTCCGCGGAGGTGCTGCTGCGCCAGCTGGAGGCGGTGGACGTGTCCAACCTGCCGCGCCGGCCCTCGCCCGTGCGCATCCAGCCCGCCGCCCCCAACGCGGAGACGGCGACGGTGGAGCTGTCCAGCCGCACGCCCAACGCGCTGTCCACGCGCGCGCGCCGGTGGGCGGAAGGGGAGCGCCGCCAGCTCACGGTGGTGTGCTGCACGCTGTCCGCCACGCAGACAGCGCCGGGGCCGGTGGACATCGAGGAGCTGGACCACGTGCTGGGCGCCCAGCAGGAGGTCTGCATCGAAATCGCCCGGCGCTACAACGGCCACATCGCCAGCGCGCTGGGCGACATCGTCCTCTTCTACTTCGGCTATCCGGCGGCGCGGGAGGACGACGCGCGCCGCGCGGCGCAGGCGGCGCTGGACATGGTGGCGGAGGTCCGGCGGCGCGGCCGCGCCATTGAAGCCGAGCGCGGCACGCGGGTGGAGATCCGCGTGGGCGTGCACACGGGCCTCGTGGTGTCGCGCGAGCAGCGGGACCCCACGCTCTCCGGCCTGGGCTTCGTGGTGGGCACCACGCCGAAGCTGGCCTTCCGGCTGTCCACCTCCGCGCCTTCGGGGGCCATCCTCGTCACGGGCGACACGCAGCAGCTGGTGCGCAAGCACTTCCCGCTGGAGCGCGTGCCCACGTCCCCGAACGAGCTGTTGCCCCCGGGCCTGGAGACGTTCGTGCTCCAGGGCGCGGACGCGATGTGGAGCGGCACCGACGAAGCGCTGACGCTGGTGGGCCGCGCGCGGGAGCTGGACCTGGTGCTGTCGCGCTGGGAGCAGGTGCGCGTGGGGCAGGGGCAGGCGGTGCTGATTTCCGGCGAGCCGGGCATCGGCAAGTCGCGCCTCACGCGCGAGCTGAGGGACCGGCTGGGCGCGGAGCCCCACACGTGGCTGGAGGCCCGCTGCACGCAGGACGGCGTGGGCCAGGCGTACATGCCCGTGGTGGACCTGTTCACGCGGATGCTGGACCCGAACCGCGACCTGTCGCCCGAAGGCCGGCTGACGGGCCTGGAGGCGCTGCTGTCCGGCTACAGCTTCGACCTGCCGGAGACGCTGCCGCTGTTCGCGGCGCTACTGTCCCTGCCGCTGCCGCCGGAGCGGTGGGCGCCGCTGGACGTGTCGCCCATGAAGCACCGGGAGCTCACGCGCAACGCGCTGCTGTCGCTCCTGGCCGCGATGGCGGAGCGCCAGCCCGTGGTGCTGGCGATGGAGGACCTGCACTGGGCGGACCCCTCCACGCTGGAGCTGCTCAAGGCGCTGGTGGAGGAGGTGTCCTCGTCGCGCCTGCTCGCGGTGTTCAGCGCGCGGCCGGAGTTCGAGCCGCCCTGGGCCTCGTCGTCGGTGACGCAGGTGCAGCTGGGGGCCCTGGCCCGCGCGGAGGTGGAGCGCCTGGCCACCGCCGCCGCCGGAGGCCCGCTGTCCGCGGAGGCGCTGGAGGAGATTGTCGCGCGCACGGACGGCATCCCGCTGTTCGTGGAGGAGCTGGTGCGCACGCTGCGCGAGTCCGGCGCGCTGGTGGAGCGCGAGGGCCGCTTCGCGCTGGAGGCGGGCAGGGCGGGCGTCGCGGTGCCGGGCACGCTGAGGGACCTGCTCGTCGCGCGCCTGGACCGGCTGGGCCGCAGCAAGGAGACCGCGCAGATCGCCTCCGTGCTGGGCCGCGAGCTGACGCACGAGCTCTTGCGCCACGTGAGCCCGCTGACGCCCGAAGCGCTGGAGGCGGACCTGGAGCGGCTGGTGGGCTCCGGGCTCCTGCACCGCAAGCGCAGGCCGAAGGGCCCCGTGTACCTCTTCAAGCACGCGCTGGTGCGGGACGCGGCCTACGACTCCATGCTCAAGCGGTACCGGCAGCAGGTGCACGCGAAGACGGCGGAGGCGCTCGAGGCGCACTTCCCGGAGCAGGTGGAGGCCCGGCCGGACCTGCTCGCGCACCACTGGGCTTCCGCGAACCTCAAGCGCAAGGCCATCGTCTACGCGCAGAAGGCCGCGTTCGCCGCGCTGGTGCGCTCCGCCTACCTGGAGGCCATCCTCTTCGCCCGGCTGGGCCTGTCGTGGCTGGACGCCATCGACGACCCGGTGGAGCGCGCGCAGCTGGAGCTGAGCCTCAACGGCGTGCTCGCGCCGGCGCTCATGTCCACGCAGGGCTGGCGCTCGCAGGAGCTGCGCACCGTGGCGGAGCGCTCGCTGGAGCTGCTCTTCACGGTGGGCGAGAGCCCCTACGCGGCTCCGACGCTGTGGGTCCTCTCCATCTTCTACCACCTGGGGGGTGACCAGCGCCGGGTGCGCGGGCTGCTGGACCGGCTGGTGGCGCTGGCGCAGCGCACCGGGGACGCGGGGCAGGAGGCGGTGGCGCTCACCATTCTCTCCAACATCGAGCTCTTGGAAGGCCGGCTGGGCGAGGCGAAGGCGAAGGCGGACCGCTGCCTGGCGCTGTTCGACCCGGTGGCGCACCGCATCCACCGCATCCTCTACGGGCAGGACACGCGCGTGGGTGGCGAGTCCGTGCTGTGCCGCGGGCTGTGGCTCCTGGGCTTCCCGGACCAGGCGAAGGCGCACGGCGAGGCCGCGGTGGCGTGGGGCCGCGAGCTCAACCACGGCACCAGCATCGGCCTGTCGTTCATCTACCTGCTGCTGATGGCGCAGGAGCACGGCGACCGCGCGGAGGCGCTCCAGCTCATCGCCCAGCACACGGAGCTGTCCCACCGCTACGGCCTGCTGGAGCAGTCCGCCTACGTGGGCATCCTGCGCGGGTGGGCGGCCAAGGACCTGGAGGCGATGCGGCGCGGCGTGGCGATGCGAGAGGCGTTCGGCACGGAGATGGACCAGCCGGCCTACTACGCCATGCTCGCGGAGCTGGAGCTGGAGCTGGGCCACGTGGAGGCGGCGCTCGCTTCGGTGGAGCACGGCCGGCAGCGCGCCCAGGCGCTGGGCGAGGCGTACCACGAGTCCAAGCTGCTGCGCGTCAAGGGGCAGGTGCTGCTGCAGCGGGATGGAAACACTGCACCCTCCGCGGAGGCGTGCTTCCGGCAGGCCGCGGACGTGGCACACGCCCAGGGGGCGCGGATGCGCGAGCTGCAGGCCGTCACGGCGCTGGCGCGGGTGCTCCAGGCTTCGGGACGACAGGAAGAAGCCCGGCAACGGCTGCAAACGGTCTACAGTACCTTCTCCGAAGGATGGGGAACGCCGCCCATCCAGGAGGCCGGCGCGCTGCTGGAAGCGCTGGGAGGAGAACGCTGACA
The genomic region above belongs to Corallococcus caeni and contains:
- a CDS encoding TOMM system kinase/cyclase fusion protein, with amino-acid sequence MDPQLLEAFQGRYELLSELGEGGFGRVYKARQVTTGQNVAVKLLRLTDGATPESVERRSARFEREMKLCAQMHHPNIVRLIDSGRAQGGAVYSIFEFVPGKNLAQVLAEEGVLDPVETRHLMLQLLDALACAHAQNVVHRDLKPANIMVVPTGARRNALVLDFGIGSVTDELTRSEPQPRITSTNESLGTPSYAAPEQLRGQAPTPRSDLYAWGLVFLECLTGKRVFEGATVAEVIFQQLSTEPVPIPPVIAAHPLGKLLQRVTAKDASQRTVSAEVLLRQLEAVDVSNLPRRPSPVRIQPAAPNAETATVELSSRTPNALSTRARRWAEGERRQLTVVCCTLSATQTAPGPVDIEELDHVLGAQQEVCIEIARRYNGHIASALGDIVLFYFGYPAAREDDARRAAQAALDMVAEVRRRGRAIEAERGTRVEIRVGVHTGLVVSREQRDPTLSGLGFVVGTTPKLAFRLSTSAPSGAILVTGDTQQLVRKHFPLERVPTSPNELLPPGLETFVLQGADAMWSGTDEALTLVGRARELDLVLSRWEQVRVGQGQAVLISGEPGIGKSRLTRELRDRLGAEPHTWLEARCTQDGVGQAYMPVVDLFTRMLDPNRDLSPEGRLTGLEALLSGYSFDLPETLPLFAALLSLPLPPERWAPLDVSPMKHRELTRNALLSLLAAMAERQPVVLAMEDLHWADPSTLELLKALVEEVSSSRLLAVFSARPEFEPPWASSSVTQVQLGALARAEVERLATAAAGGPLSAEALEEIVARTDGIPLFVEELVRTLRESGALVEREGRFALEAGRAGVAVPGTLRDLLVARLDRLGRSKETAQIASVLGRELTHELLRHVSPLTPEALEADLERLVGSGLLHRKRRPKGPVYLFKHALVRDAAYDSMLKRYRQQVHAKTAEALEAHFPEQVEARPDLLAHHWASANLKRKAIVYAQKAAFAALVRSAYLEAILFARLGLSWLDAIDDPVERAQLELSLNGVLAPALMSTQGWRSQELRTVAERSLELLFTVGESPYAAPTLWVLSIFYHLGGDQRRVRGLLDRLVALAQRTGDAGQEAVALTILSNIELLEGRLGEAKAKADRCLALFDPVAHRIHRILYGQDTRVGGESVLCRGLWLLGFPDQAKAHGEAAVAWGRELNHGTSIGLSFIYLLLMAQEHGDRAEALQLIAQHTELSHRYGLLEQSAYVGILRGWAAKDLEAMRRGVAMREAFGTEMDQPAYYAMLAELELELGHVEAALASVEHGRQRAQALGEAYHESKLLRVKGQVLLQRDGNTAPSAEACFRQAADVAHAQGARMRELQAVTALARVLQASGRQEEARQRLQTVYSTFSEGWGTPPIQEAGALLEALGGER